A stretch of the Methylacidiphilum caldifontis genome encodes the following:
- the lspA gene encoding signal peptidase II yields MIVVGFLLLLDFITKSWISSLFGASYDKTIIPDFLDFVYVENTGIAFGLFAGNNRFWEIFTLLLILIGFFGFRKQIFKTFFNRIISAMIFAGALGNWLDRIIHGHVIDFIDIHFFKYHWPAFNLADCYLTIGFIGVFLHLIKVKQISHQKNI; encoded by the coding sequence ATTATCGTTGTTGGTTTTCTATTGCTGCTTGACTTTATAACTAAATCCTGGATTTCTTCTCTTTTTGGAGCTTCTTACGACAAGACAATTATCCCCGACTTTTTAGATTTTGTTTATGTAGAAAATACGGGAATAGCTTTTGGGCTTTTTGCTGGAAATAATAGATTTTGGGAAATATTTACATTATTATTAATTTTGATAGGTTTTTTTGGTTTTAGAAAACAAATTTTTAAAACTTTTTTTAATAGGATAATTAGCGCAATGATTTTTGCTGGGGCTTTAGGAAATTGGTTAGATCGAATTATCCATGGGCATGTTATTGATTTTATTGATATTCATTTTTTTAAATACCATTGGCCCGCCTTTAATCTTGCTGATTGTTATTTGACCATCGGTTTTATTGGTGTCTTCTTACATTTAATAAAAGTTAAGCAAATTTCCCATCAAAAGAATATTTAA
- the nadA gene encoding quinolinate synthase NadA, producing MGIDEKKERVLKLKKEKNALILAHNYQEAEIQDIADYVGDSLGLSFKAREATQERIVFCGVHFMAETAKILNPNRKVLLPDLEAGCSLSDSCSYEELLEYKRKNPDTFIVTYVNTSAAVKSLSDCICTSANALKIVQKVPLDRNILFVPDQNLGEWVQTKTGRQMDLWPGECYVHVEFTYQSLLELKNKFPDAPIVSHPECERAVRMFSDVVCSTEQMIGYCKDHPAQTFIIVTEAGMITRLKREIPNKEFIPATTARCACAQCKFMKKITLDKVIYSLESDQYEIEVPLEICKKAFIPIQQMLEWSV from the coding sequence ATGGGTATAGATGAAAAAAAAGAGAGGGTATTGAAACTTAAAAAAGAAAAAAATGCCCTTATTTTAGCTCATAATTATCAAGAAGCCGAGATCCAAGATATAGCTGATTATGTTGGGGACTCATTAGGGTTATCATTTAAGGCCAGAGAGGCTACGCAAGAAAGAATTGTGTTTTGCGGCGTTCATTTTATGGCTGAAACTGCAAAAATCCTAAATCCTAACAGAAAGGTCCTTTTACCCGATCTGGAAGCGGGTTGTTCCCTGTCAGATTCCTGCAGTTATGAAGAGCTTCTTGAGTACAAAAGAAAAAATCCTGACACTTTCATCGTCACCTATGTAAATACTTCTGCAGCTGTAAAATCATTAAGTGATTGTATCTGTACTTCTGCCAATGCCCTAAAGATTGTACAAAAAGTTCCCTTGGACAGAAATATTCTTTTTGTACCTGATCAAAACTTAGGGGAGTGGGTACAAACTAAGACGGGAAGACAAATGGATTTATGGCCTGGTGAATGCTATGTTCATGTGGAGTTTACTTATCAATCTTTGCTGGAATTAAAAAACAAGTTTCCTGATGCTCCCATTGTTTCCCATCCTGAATGTGAAAGGGCGGTAAGAATGTTTTCGGATGTAGTCTGTTCAACCGAACAGATGATCGGATATTGTAAGGATCATCCTGCTCAGACATTTATAATCGTTACTGAGGCGGGAATGATAACCCGACTTAAAAGAGAAATTCCAAACAAAGAATTTATTCCAGCGACAACAGCTAGGTGTGCTTGTGCCCAGTGCAAATTTATGAAAAAAATTACACTGGATAAGGTTATTTATTCCCTTGAATCTGATCAATATGAAATTGAGGTTCCACTTGAGATCTGCAAGAAGGCATTTATTCCTATTCAACAAATGTTAGAATGGAGTGTGTAA
- a CDS encoding RNA ligase partner protein → MRKFVLDTSVFTNPDISQQFGDDDSTVLSGFLSLASQADAHFYMPLSAYKELKQIKGSVFFSADFESIVHIRSPRKFTLLIPGSVLYDFIDEIRKRIDHGLRIAEEHLKLAGPNGENPIPFDQLVNRLRNRYREALRQGILDSREDVDVILLAYELEAVLVTADEGMKKWADKMGVEILNASYLRDCLKKLIKPEGSGEPVP, encoded by the coding sequence GTGAGAAAATTTGTTTTAGATACGAGCGTTTTTACTAATCCAGATATATCTCAGCAATTTGGAGATGATGATAGTACCGTATTAAGTGGCTTTCTTTCTTTAGCATCCCAAGCAGATGCTCATTTCTATATGCCCTTGTCCGCTTATAAGGAACTTAAACAGATAAAAGGATCTGTTTTTTTTTCTGCTGATTTTGAATCAATTGTACATATCCGGTCACCAAGGAAATTTACACTTCTGATCCCTGGCTCTGTTCTTTATGATTTTATCGATGAAATAAGAAAAAGAATCGATCATGGATTAAGAATTGCTGAAGAACATCTAAAACTTGCTGGACCAAACGGAGAAAATCCAATTCCTTTTGATCAACTGGTAAATCGACTAAGAAATCGTTACCGTGAAGCTTTAAGGCAAGGCATATTAGATAGCAGGGAAGATGTTGATGTCATTCTTCTTGCTTACGAACTTGAAGCTGTTCTTGTAACTGCGGATGAAGGTATGAAAAAATGGGCTGATAAAATGGGCGTAGAAATATTAAACGCAAGTTATTTAAGAGACTGCTTGAAAAAACTAATCAAACCTGAGGGCTCCGGAGAGCCAGTTCCTTAA
- a CDS encoding RNA ligase, producing MYEELFEEILRSKKGVLGKFWEHTYLRLTHAYGGWPEGTVFLKDLAVSGFPKIGRINALVSGLKKQFASCSFWMEEKVDGYNVRIFHYQGKILCATRGGFICPFSTDRIMDLMSADIFNDYPTLVLCGEITGPENPYIEGPSPLVDEDIKLFIFDIAKLPTFEFLPQQQKQELLYRYGLPSVKNFGLFENRQEDFEKIKKILLNLHYEYREGVVFKEEPSGRRAKYVTANSDLNDIAVFSRKIMDISPNYFIDRILRYVLFLIDMGIIEENGWEEKLGKAFVSSIKEVLNYLKENGKSSRLFRCRFRNPQNAQHFIDHLKHIPRHEEHIVVKGFFKDKEYWILEFEKIYPSTGDSLRNWLSGALRFD from the coding sequence ATGTATGAAGAGCTTTTCGAAGAAATTCTTCGTTCAAAAAAAGGGGTATTAGGAAAATTCTGGGAACATACTTATCTCAGGTTGACTCATGCTTATGGAGGATGGCCAGAAGGAACGGTTTTTCTTAAAGATTTAGCGGTATCTGGCTTTCCTAAGATAGGGAGGATAAACGCTCTTGTGTCTGGACTTAAAAAACAGTTTGCTTCTTGTTCTTTCTGGATGGAAGAAAAAGTTGACGGATACAACGTTAGGATTTTCCACTATCAAGGGAAGATATTATGTGCTACTCGGGGTGGTTTTATCTGTCCATTTAGTACGGATAGAATCATGGATCTTATGTCAGCAGACATTTTCAATGACTATCCCACACTTGTTTTATGTGGAGAAATCACAGGTCCAGAAAACCCCTATATTGAAGGACCATCTCCATTAGTGGACGAAGATATAAAACTTTTTATTTTCGATATTGCTAAGCTGCCTACCTTCGAGTTTTTACCTCAACAACAAAAACAAGAGCTTCTTTATCGCTATGGTCTTCCTTCAGTCAAGAACTTCGGTCTATTTGAGAATCGGCAAGAAGATTTTGAGAAAATAAAAAAGATCCTCCTTAATCTCCATTACGAATATAGAGAAGGAGTGGTATTCAAAGAAGAACCTTCAGGACGTCGTGCAAAATATGTGACAGCTAATTCCGATTTAAACGATATTGCTGTTTTTTCTCGCAAGATCATGGATATTAGTCCTAACTATTTTATCGATAGAATTTTAAGATATGTTCTATTCTTGATCGATATGGGAATTATCGAAGAAAACGGATGGGAGGAGAAATTAGGAAAGGCTTTCGTATCTTCAATCAAAGAAGTTTTAAACTACCTTAAAGAAAATGGCAAATCAAGCCGACTCTTTCGTTGTCGATTCAGAAATCCTCAAAATGCTCAGCATTTCATCGATCATCTTAAGCATATTCCTAGACATGAAGAACACATCGTAGTAAAAGGTTTTTTTAAAGATAAAGAGTACTGGATTTTAGAATTTGAAAAAATATACCCTTCAACAGGGGATTCTTTAAGGAACTGGCTCTCCGGAGCCCTCAGGTTTGATTAG
- a CDS encoding UDP-glucose dehydrogenase family protein, giving the protein MKIAIIGSGYVGLTTGACFADVGHEVICVDNDAKKIKMLREGQIPIYEPGLEEIVKKNLARGFLHFTESIAEGVEKSLVIFIAVPTPPLEDGSVDMTYIERVARQIAAVLKEYRVIVDKSTVPVKTGEKVYQTIKRYNSHNIDFDVVSNPEFLREGVAVHDLLHPDRVVIGATSDRAINIMKELYSPFKAPILITDLNSAELIKHASNSFLALKISYINALSRICEAAGANVQMVAEGMGLDHRIGKHFLRAGIGWGGSCFPKDVAAFIKISQELGYDFKLLKEVSQINVDQKEHFLRKIKNVLWVLKEKRIGLLGLAFKNNTDDIRSSVAMDLATAFLKEGAIVQAFDPRAMEKAKEKLPSIHYCSSAQEVARDSDCIVIATEWEEFINLDWKSMKSAMISPIIFDGRNLLDKKKMINMGFHYIGIGN; this is encoded by the coding sequence ATGAAGATTGCAATTATTGGCTCGGGATATGTGGGATTAACTACTGGAGCATGTTTTGCTGATGTCGGACATGAAGTCATTTGTGTTGATAATGATGCAAAAAAGATAAAAATGCTCAGGGAAGGTCAAATTCCCATTTACGAACCAGGTCTTGAGGAAATAGTTAAAAAAAATTTAGCAAGGGGCTTTCTCCATTTTACAGAAAGTATTGCAGAAGGCGTAGAAAAAAGCCTTGTCATTTTTATCGCTGTACCCACTCCTCCCCTAGAAGATGGCAGTGTAGACATGACTTATATTGAGAGGGTAGCAAGGCAAATAGCGGCGGTATTAAAAGAATACAGAGTCATTGTGGATAAAAGTACTGTTCCGGTCAAAACTGGAGAAAAGGTATATCAAACCATTAAACGTTACAATAGTCACAATATTGATTTTGATGTGGTCAGTAATCCCGAATTTCTCAGAGAGGGGGTAGCTGTTCATGATTTGCTTCATCCAGATCGGGTAGTGATAGGCGCAACGAGCGACCGGGCGATTAATATAATGAAGGAGCTTTATTCTCCTTTTAAAGCACCGATCTTAATAACCGATCTTAATTCCGCTGAACTCATCAAACATGCTTCCAACAGCTTCTTAGCTTTAAAAATTTCTTACATTAATGCCTTGTCAAGAATATGTGAAGCGGCAGGGGCTAACGTTCAAATGGTAGCTGAAGGCATGGGGTTAGATCATAGAATTGGAAAACATTTTTTAAGAGCGGGCATCGGTTGGGGAGGATCATGTTTTCCCAAAGATGTTGCCGCTTTTATCAAGATCTCTCAGGAACTGGGCTACGATTTTAAACTGCTCAAAGAAGTTTCTCAAATCAATGTCGACCAAAAAGAACATTTCTTGCGAAAAATAAAAAACGTTTTGTGGGTATTAAAGGAAAAAAGAATAGGCCTTTTAGGTTTAGCTTTTAAAAATAACACCGATGACATTAGAAGTAGCGTAGCGATGGATCTTGCCACGGCTTTCTTAAAAGAAGGGGCAATAGTTCAGGCTTTTGATCCCAGGGCCATGGAAAAAGCAAAGGAAAAGCTCCCTTCAATCCATTATTGTTCATCGGCTCAAGAGGTAGCCAGGGATTCAGACTGTATAGTCATTGCTACCGAATGGGAAGAGTTTATAAATTTAGATTGGAAGTCGATGAAATCGGCAATGATTAGTCCCATCATTTTCGATGGGAGAAATCTCCTAGATAAGAAGAAGATGATTAATATGGGATTTCATTATATTGGAATTGGAAATTGA
- a CDS encoding adenylosuccinate synthase produces MNSVLVGAQWGDEGKGKIVDFLTQDVDVVVRCQGGDNAGHTVEVNNEKFVLHLIPSGILWPDKICLLGSGMVIDPVSLVEEIKNIEKKGIEIRNRLFISETAHMVFPYHRIIDELLEKKRGKSRIGTTRKGIGPAYADKVSRTGLRILDLLDRKCFLEKLQGLIEEKNRYIQYLGGEPLFWKEIAEAYLKAAEEISSMVVNTAVWLYEALSLGKDILFESAQGTFLDIDFGTYPFVTSSNTTAGGAITGSGLPPHKIDRVIGCMKAYTTRVGEGPFPVENSELSDMLHASGREFGSTTGRARRCGWFDGVLARYASLINGFNEVAVTNLDGLDSVAKIPVCVSYELKGKILNYPPNSVQQLAECTPIYEELPGWLEPTGGIRSFKKLPKAAQNYLNKLGMLARAPVRIVSVGASRDQTFFVD; encoded by the coding sequence ATGAACTCTGTTCTTGTAGGTGCTCAATGGGGGGACGAAGGGAAAGGGAAAATTGTGGATTTTCTCACTCAAGACGTGGATGTCGTTGTGCGTTGTCAGGGAGGAGATAACGCAGGTCATACGGTTGAAGTTAACAATGAAAAGTTTGTTCTCCATCTCATTCCTTCGGGTATTTTATGGCCCGACAAGATCTGTTTGCTTGGAAGTGGAATGGTTATCGATCCTGTTTCATTGGTTGAAGAAATCAAGAATATAGAGAAGAAGGGAATAGAAATTCGCAACCGGCTTTTTATTTCTGAAACCGCACACATGGTTTTCCCCTACCATAGGATTATTGATGAGCTTCTTGAAAAAAAAAGAGGGAAAAGCCGCATTGGGACAACAAGAAAAGGAATAGGACCAGCTTACGCAGATAAAGTCAGTCGGACAGGGTTGCGTATTCTTGACCTACTCGACAGGAAATGCTTCTTAGAAAAGCTTCAAGGGCTAATCGAAGAAAAAAATCGTTATATTCAATATTTAGGTGGAGAACCTCTCTTTTGGAAAGAAATTGCCGAGGCTTATTTAAAGGCTGCCGAAGAGATTTCTTCGATGGTTGTCAATACTGCCGTTTGGCTTTATGAGGCTTTATCTTTAGGTAAAGATATTCTTTTTGAAAGTGCACAAGGCACTTTCCTCGATATTGATTTTGGAACTTATCCTTTTGTAACCTCCTCGAATACAACAGCAGGGGGAGCCATTACGGGAAGCGGACTGCCTCCACATAAAATCGACCGGGTCATTGGTTGCATGAAAGCTTATACAACACGGGTAGGGGAAGGTCCGTTTCCTGTAGAAAACAGTGAACTATCAGATATGCTTCATGCCTCTGGCCGGGAATTTGGATCAACGACAGGAAGGGCAAGAAGATGCGGTTGGTTCGATGGTGTTTTGGCCAGATATGCTTCTTTGATTAACGGGTTTAATGAGGTTGCTGTGACCAATCTGGATGGCCTTGACTCCGTAGCAAAGATTCCTGTTTGTGTATCCTATGAATTAAAAGGCAAAATCCTTAATTATCCGCCTAACTCAGTCCAACAGCTAGCAGAATGTACACCTATTTATGAAGAATTACCTGGGTGGTTAGAGCCTACGGGAGGGATTCGCTCTTTTAAAAAACTTCCTAAGGCGGCTCAAAATTACTTGAATAAATTAGGCATGCTTGCTAGAGCTCCAGTGCGGATCGTTTCTGTTGGAGCTTCTAGGGATCAGACTTTTTTTGTTGATTGA